Part of the Desulfovibrio sp. TomC genome, GAACCGGCGGGCGGAAAGGGCCCGGCCGGCCGAAAGATCCCAGTTGGAGTAGGTCCCGGAGTAGCGGTAGGCGTCGGTGTGGCCTTCGATGGCCACCTTGACCCCTTCCTTTTTCACCACGTCGGTAACGGCGGCCAGGATGCGTTGGGCGTCCGGCAGCAGGGACACGCCGCCAAGGTCGTAAAGCGGCCGGTCGGCCTTGTCCATGATCTCAATGCGCACCCGGTCTTTTTGCTGGGTGACCGACACCTGTCCGGCCAGTTCGGGCACGGACTGCTGCAAGGACTGTTCGATCTGGCGCTCCAGCGCCCCGGCCTGGGCTTCGGCTGCCGCCGCCGCCTTGGCCTGGGCCGCGGCTTCGGCCTTGGTCGGGGGCGGGGATTCCTTGCCGCCGTCCATCATGCCCGTGGTTTGCCCCTGGCCGCCCGAGGGCTGCTGGCCGTCGCGGTCAATGGCCACATCCGGGCGTTCCGACTGGCTGCCGACCACCGCTCCCGGAGGCCCGAGACCGCCGGTCTCCAGGGTCTGGGCCGAAGGACCGGGGTTGTTGAATATACTGAAGTCGTTGAAATAGTTTGCTATCTCTTCCTTTTTTTCCTGGGGGGCGTTGCTTAGGAGCCACATAAGCAGGAAAAAGGCCATCATAGCGGTCACCAGATCGGCGTAGGCCACCTTCCAGGAACCACCATGGGCGCCGGCCGAGATCTTTTTGACCCTCTTGATGATGATGTTTTTTTTGTGTTCGCCCTCAGCCATGGCCCCTCCGTCAGTCCCTATCGGTCGCCGACGCGATTCCGTTTAGGGGACGGTCGTCTACGGAAGTAGTTACGCAGGAGCGGGGCAAAGGGCAACCGTCGGGTTAAGGCGGGGGCAAGGTCAAAAACAGAGATTGGACCCAGCTTAA contains:
- a CDS encoding flagellar motor protein MotB, with the protein product MAEGEHKKNIIIKRVKKISAGAHGGSWKVAYADLVTAMMAFFLLMWLLSNAPQEKKEEIANYFNDFSIFNNPGPSAQTLETGGLGPPGAVVGSQSERPDVAIDRDGQQPSGGQGQTTGMMDGGKESPPPTKAEAAAQAKAAAAAEAQAGALERQIEQSLQQSVPELAGQVSVTQQKDRVRIEIMDKADRPLYDLGGVSLLPDAQRILAAVTDVVKKEGVKVAIEGHTDAYRYSGTYSNWDLSAGRALSARRFMVGAGLNPDNVTQVTGFADTRPYVADKPYDPKNRRISLLLFREPKPGERGVGGGQGQGKPVPPKTPDVGEVLEKQINTIYDKSTEGQF